In Deltaproteobacteria bacterium, a single window of DNA contains:
- a CDS encoding serine/threonine-protein kinase, protein MASDETKPEGETAAEVPEAKEAAAETAAPDETRDERRPAEGSPGAREERATEASESVPDREAGRERGFTAMTTKRRYAFLREHARGGLGEVSVALDLELDREVALKELSDRHARNPQLRDRFLLEAKITGGLEHPGIVPIYGLGTYRDGRPYYAMRLVRGDSLQEAIEALHEQEPPLSFDEKSAMRRRLIRRFISVCEAIAYAHSRGVLHRDIKPANIMLGPYGETLVVDWGLAKIADGVDNLERHLDPEQPDPMAMLDEAHPTDTLQGVTLGTPAFMSPEQALGLHDQLGPASDVFGLGATLYTLLTGRLPYDDSDAPGPGAPADPDDLTAVTEAGALARARKADFARPRTLDRSIPPALESICLKAMAERIPDRYASARGLADDLERWLSGEPVLAHHENLLERVRRVLRRRRTLALVALATFVGSMAVALVAQQEIRRITNPPLEARLVDAGLVLLERDADDDAEPLFREARDWQRQRAAADPTDPLGATVGLALALHRLGRSDEGVALLRELVQARRQHLGPGAFLTASAESALGELLLSTGEVEEARQLIERSHVILERGRADAPHIHRWSMERMRLLRAAAGEPDAR, encoded by the coding sequence ATGGCATCCGACGAGACGAAGCCCGAGGGCGAGACCGCCGCCGAGGTGCCGGAGGCGAAGGAGGCCGCGGCCGAGACGGCGGCCCCCGACGAGACCCGCGACGAGCGCCGCCCGGCGGAGGGCTCGCCCGGCGCCCGCGAGGAGCGCGCCACCGAGGCAAGCGAGAGCGTGCCGGACCGGGAGGCGGGCCGCGAGCGCGGCTTCACGGCGATGACCACCAAGCGCCGCTACGCCTTCCTGCGCGAGCACGCCCGGGGCGGGCTGGGCGAGGTCTCGGTCGCCCTCGATCTGGAGCTCGACCGGGAGGTGGCCCTCAAGGAGCTCTCGGACCGCCACGCCCGCAACCCGCAGCTGCGCGACCGCTTCCTCCTGGAGGCCAAGATCACCGGCGGCCTGGAGCACCCGGGGATCGTGCCCATCTACGGCCTGGGCACCTACCGGGACGGCCGGCCCTACTACGCCATGCGCCTGGTCCGGGGTGACTCCCTCCAGGAGGCGATCGAGGCCCTGCACGAGCAGGAGCCGCCCCTCTCCTTCGACGAGAAGAGCGCCATGCGGCGTCGCCTGATCCGCCGCTTCATCTCGGTCTGCGAGGCCATCGCCTACGCCCACTCCCGCGGCGTCCTCCACCGGGACATCAAGCCGGCCAACATCATGCTCGGCCCCTACGGCGAGACGCTGGTGGTGGACTGGGGCCTGGCGAAGATCGCCGACGGTGTCGACAACCTCGAGAGGCACCTCGATCCGGAGCAGCCCGATCCGATGGCGATGCTCGACGAGGCCCACCCCACCGACACCCTGCAGGGCGTCACCCTGGGCACCCCGGCCTTCATGAGCCCGGAGCAGGCCCTCGGCCTCCACGATCAGCTGGGCCCGGCCAGCGACGTCTTCGGCCTGGGCGCCACCCTCTACACCCTGCTCACCGGCCGGCTCCCCTACGACGACTCCGACGCCCCCGGGCCGGGCGCGCCTGCCGACCCCGACGATCTCACCGCCGTCACCGAGGCCGGCGCCCTGGCGCGAGCCCGCAAGGCGGACTTCGCCCGCCCCCGCACCCTCGACCGCAGCATCCCCCCGGCCCTGGAGTCGATCTGCCTGAAGGCGATGGCCGAGCGGATCCCGGATCGCTACGCCTCGGCGCGGGGGCTGGCCGACGATCTCGAGCGCTGGCTCTCCGGCGAGCCGGTGCTCGCCCACCACGAGAACCTCCTCGAGCGCGTGCGCCGGGTCCTGCGCCGGCGGCGGACCCTGGCCCTGGTCGCCCTGGCCACCTTCGTCGGCAGCATGGCGGTGGCGCTGGTGGCCCAGCAGGAGATCCGGCGGATCACGAACCCGCCCCTCGAGGCTCGCCTGGTCGACGCCGGCCTGGTCCTGCTGGAGCGTGACGCCGACGACGACGCCGAGCCCCTCTTCCGCGAGGCGCGCGACTGGCAGCGGCAACGCGCCGCCGCCGACCCCACGGATCCGCTGGGTGCCACCGTGGGCCTGGCGCTGGCGCTGCACCGCCTCGGCCGGAGCGACGAGGGCGTCGCCCTCCTGCGGGAGCTGGTGCAGGCGCGGCGGCAGCACCTGGGCCCGGGCGCCTTCCTCACCGCCAGCGCCGAGAGCGCCCTGGGCGAGCTGCTCCTCTCCACCGGCGAGGTGGAGGAGGCCCGCCAGCTCATCGAGCGCAGCCACGTGATCCTCGAGCGCGGCCGCGCGGACGCGCCCCACATCCACCGCTGGTCGATGGAGCGGATGCGGCTGCTGCGGGCCGCCGCCGGAGAGCCCGACGCGAGGTAG
- a CDS encoding HTH domain-containing protein, protein MRGDQFTRQWKILLTLLEKKSGQTVQDLAELLGVSVRTVYRDLEVLDRAGVPLVQEREGRNVRWRVMNLNFSGLTRGLSLQLTPAEVEALCSCVDHQAEQRCPNRLSLRSLARKVAATLPPELTGSLRVKLGGEGV, encoded by the coding sequence ATGCGAGGCGATCAGTTCACGAGACAGTGGAAGATCCTGCTGACCCTGCTCGAGAAGAAGAGCGGCCAGACCGTCCAGGACCTGGCCGAGTTGCTCGGCGTCTCGGTGAGGACCGTCTACCGGGACCTCGAGGTCCTCGATCGCGCGGGCGTCCCCCTGGTGCAGGAACGCGAGGGCCGGAACGTCCGCTGGCGGGTGATGAACCTGAACTTCAGCGGGCTCACCCGGGGGCTCTCCCTCCAGCTGACGCCGGCCGAGGTCGAGGCGCTCTGCTCCTGCGTGGATCATCAGGCCGAGCAGCGCTGCCCCAACCGGCTCTCGCTGCGGAGCCTGGCCCGGAAGGTCGCGGCGACCCTGCCTCCGGAGCTGACAGGGTCCCTGCGGGTGAAGCTGGGGGGCGAGGGGGTCTAG
- a CDS encoding carboxypeptidase-like regulatory domain-containing protein, with the protein MRLLLATLIVALTPLSLQAFEVKRKAPPPTWEGKVRKIPTKGKKDEDEAPARKPKKTAGPGETLIWGQVVDHEGKARTGGVVNVVVDPVSSLERSYPGFGEGQVEGMEKLDEEGWFEIVRKVPDGRHLVKALVDEGDNLRVATAEVVVADRWAEPVTLRLGTPVQLQGIVTDTAKKPLARVPLAIVPVPPPSLGGETGLRRPSPGSLTHVESAADGTFTFDPVDPGRYAVFPVGATYHTGGTLIVHAGDKATLIVSKKPILSAKVVDQEGHPIPVFQAKLDGEPAGFFRNGVLELALARRDAGAGVLELLAPEHPAYTVPQSIPLQGTDDLDLGELKLPEGRKLLLQIRGLVKGPNVSGGEEDGQDSDHLEVRVFRQVGSEQVEEPALVLPEPVSEKGGLSYELKGLSEEPLQFLLEAPGRAPFFLEVPRGAKKVRGLFKRGSQLELTVLNPGNLPVPEAVVHLRQELRGVSFLHKGVAGQYGRVEFSGLIGGDAVVQITATGMEPTERTLEVPERGRHTERLTLKKEKPKVAPPQGG; encoded by the coding sequence ATGAGACTCCTCCTCGCCACGCTGATCGTCGCCCTGACGCCCCTCTCCCTGCAGGCCTTCGAGGTCAAGCGGAAGGCGCCCCCCCCGACCTGGGAGGGGAAGGTCCGGAAGATCCCCACCAAGGGGAAGAAGGACGAGGACGAGGCCCCCGCGCGGAAGCCCAAGAAGACGGCCGGCCCGGGCGAGACCCTGATCTGGGGTCAGGTGGTCGACCACGAGGGCAAGGCGCGCACCGGGGGCGTGGTGAACGTGGTGGTGGACCCCGTCTCCAGCCTGGAGCGCTCCTACCCCGGCTTCGGCGAGGGCCAGGTCGAGGGGATGGAGAAGCTCGACGAGGAGGGCTGGTTCGAGATCGTGCGGAAGGTGCCCGACGGCCGCCACCTGGTGAAGGCGCTGGTGGACGAAGGCGACAACCTCCGGGTCGCCACCGCCGAGGTGGTCGTCGCCGATCGCTGGGCCGAGCCCGTGACCCTGCGGCTGGGCACCCCGGTGCAGCTCCAGGGCATCGTCACCGACACCGCCAAGAAGCCCCTGGCGAGGGTCCCGCTGGCCATCGTGCCGGTGCCGCCCCCCTCCCTCGGCGGAGAGACCGGCCTGCGCCGGCCCTCCCCCGGCAGCCTCACCCACGTGGAGAGCGCCGCCGACGGGACCTTCACCTTCGACCCCGTGGACCCGGGCCGCTACGCGGTCTTCCCCGTCGGGGCGACCTACCACACCGGCGGCACCCTCATCGTCCACGCCGGAGACAAGGCCACGCTGATCGTCAGCAAGAAGCCGATCCTCTCGGCGAAGGTGGTCGATCAGGAGGGTCACCCGATCCCGGTCTTCCAGGCGAAGCTCGACGGCGAGCCCGCCGGCTTCTTCCGCAACGGCGTGCTCGAGCTCGCCCTCGCCCGCCGCGATGCCGGCGCCGGGGTGCTCGAGCTGCTGGCCCCCGAGCACCCCGCCTACACCGTGCCCCAGTCCATCCCCCTCCAGGGCACCGACGACCTCGACCTCGGCGAGCTGAAGCTCCCCGAGGGCCGCAAGCTGCTCCTGCAGATCCGCGGCCTGGTGAAGGGGCCGAACGTCTCCGGCGGCGAGGAGGACGGGCAGGACTCCGATCACCTCGAGGTGCGGGTCTTCCGCCAGGTCGGCAGCGAGCAGGTCGAGGAGCCGGCGCTGGTCCTCCCCGAGCCCGTCAGCGAGAAGGGCGGCCTCTCCTACGAGCTCAAGGGCCTCTCCGAGGAGCCCCTCCAGTTCCTCCTCGAGGCCCCCGGCCGGGCCCCCTTCTTCCTGGAGGTGCCCAGGGGCGCCAAGAAGGTGCGGGGCCTCTTCAAGCGGGGCTCGCAGCTGGAGCTGACCGTGCTCAACCCGGGCAACCTCCCGGTGCCCGAGGCCGTGGTGCACCTGCGCCAGGAGCTGCGCGGCGTCTCCTTCCTCCACAAGGGCGTGGCGGGCCAGTACGGGCGGGTGGAGTTCTCCGGGCTCATCGGCGGGGACGCCGTCGTGCAGATCACCGCGACCGGGATGGAGCCCACCGAGCGGACCCTCGAGGTGCCCGAGCGGGGCCGCCACACCGAGCGGCTGACCCTCAAGAAGGAGAAGCCGAAGGTCGCGCCGCCGCAGGGCGGATGA
- a CDS encoding PEGA domain-containing protein, protein MVGSKCSLRGASLALLAAGLLCALPHAAAGESGLRETAAGDAKRRLVKGRDALDGMRYAEAISLLGEALEFFREADLTLHRAALAETQGLLAAAHLFADDEAEARNTLRALFTVDPTWDLPVERRSPKLGALIDTVRAELSALQRAPLEVRSSPEGARVILDGLELGLTPLTTAPLLPGRHVLALEREGALPRQEVIFVGPDTKLDWVLEAQPEPEPEAPGPQAPVAAAPVTAPRRPGFLRRHRAELLLGTAGVSVASSVLLLWQAQTLADDAAFIPQPDTADYDRQIGRARNLNRSGNALIYVSAAAGLLGAYYLFSDGADEPGLRAAALPLPGGGALTFGGTF, encoded by the coding sequence CTCCGGGGCGCCTCTTTGGCGCTGCTCGCCGCCGGGCTCCTCTGCGCGCTCCCCCACGCCGCCGCCGGGGAGAGCGGCCTGCGCGAGACCGCCGCCGGCGACGCGAAGCGGAGGCTGGTGAAAGGCCGCGACGCCCTCGACGGGATGCGCTACGCGGAGGCGATCTCCCTCCTCGGCGAGGCCCTGGAGTTCTTCCGGGAGGCGGACCTCACGCTCCACCGGGCCGCGCTCGCCGAGACCCAGGGGCTGCTGGCGGCCGCCCACCTCTTCGCCGACGACGAGGCCGAGGCCCGCAACACCCTGCGGGCCCTCTTCACCGTGGATCCCACCTGGGACCTGCCCGTCGAGCGGCGCTCACCGAAGCTCGGCGCCCTGATCGACACCGTCCGCGCCGAGCTCTCCGCCCTGCAGCGCGCGCCCCTCGAGGTGCGCTCGAGCCCCGAGGGGGCCCGGGTGATCCTCGACGGCCTCGAGCTGGGCCTCACCCCCCTGACGACCGCCCCCCTCCTCCCGGGGCGCCACGTCCTCGCCCTCGAGCGCGAGGGCGCCCTGCCCCGGCAGGAGGTGATCTTCGTCGGCCCGGACACGAAGCTCGACTGGGTCCTCGAGGCACAGCCCGAGCCCGAGCCCGAGGCGCCCGGGCCGCAGGCGCCGGTGGCCGCCGCCCCCGTGACGGCGCCGCGGCGCCCGGGCTTCCTGCGGCGGCACCGCGCCGAGCTGCTCCTGGGCACCGCCGGCGTGAGCGTGGCCTCGTCGGTGCTCCTCCTCTGGCAGGCCCAGACCCTCGCCGACGACGCGGCCTTCATCCCCCAGCCCGACACGGCGGACTACGATCGCCAGATCGGCCGCGCCCGGAACCTCAACCGGAGCGGCAACGCCCTCATCTACGTCTCGGCCGCGGCCGGCCTCCTGGGCGCCTACTACCTCTTCTCGGATGGGGCCGACGAGCCGGGCCTGAGGGCCGCCGCCCTCCCCCTCCCCGGCGGCGGCGCCCTCACCTTCGGAGGCACCTTCTGA
- a CDS encoding WYL domain-containing protein yields the protein MRGDQLTRQWKLLAMLEKRRTGATVGELSAELKVSVRTVYRDLEVLQDVGVPMVAERDGAEVSWRLAGDCPWSKGVPLTLDEVVALHVAGDFLDARGSDPWSEGLRAALEKVRAAVPGKLLERLREHLEVVSASERGRSGSATRPGVVATVGRALCERRRLMMIYATPGKKKPGPRLVEPLRLHLHDGGLYLIADDAKRGEVRTFLVDRIQKVEILEERFEPKGGFDLDAYFADAFAIYRGGHRIHLVAMLDEGIAHLARERRWHPSQELRQHEGGVELHLDVVDTPELRAWLRGFGPALTVVKPAALVKAFAEEARELLRRYAPPPRERRVRGRREMAARSRTRKSKEVRED from the coding sequence ATGCGTGGCGATCAGCTCACCCGGCAGTGGAAGCTCCTGGCCATGCTCGAGAAGCGGCGCACCGGCGCGACGGTGGGGGAGCTCTCCGCCGAGCTGAAGGTCTCGGTGCGGACGGTCTACCGGGACCTCGAGGTGCTCCAGGACGTGGGCGTGCCGATGGTCGCCGAGCGCGACGGCGCCGAGGTCTCCTGGCGGCTCGCCGGGGACTGCCCCTGGAGCAAGGGCGTCCCGCTGACCCTCGACGAGGTGGTGGCGCTCCACGTGGCCGGGGACTTCCTCGACGCCCGGGGCAGCGACCCCTGGTCCGAGGGGCTGCGCGCGGCCCTGGAGAAGGTGCGGGCCGCGGTGCCCGGCAAGCTCCTCGAGCGGCTGCGCGAGCACCTCGAGGTGGTCAGCGCCTCCGAGCGTGGCCGCAGCGGCTCGGCGACCCGGCCCGGCGTCGTGGCCACGGTGGGGCGCGCCCTCTGCGAGCGGCGGCGGCTGATGATGATCTACGCCACCCCCGGGAAGAAGAAGCCCGGCCCGCGGCTGGTCGAGCCCCTGCGGCTGCACCTCCACGACGGCGGGCTCTACCTCATCGCCGACGACGCGAAGCGCGGAGAGGTGCGCACCTTCCTGGTGGATCGGATCCAGAAGGTCGAGATCCTCGAGGAGCGCTTCGAGCCCAAGGGGGGCTTCGATCTCGACGCCTACTTCGCGGACGCCTTCGCGATCTATCGAGGCGGTCATCGCATCCACCTCGTCGCCATGCTCGACGAGGGCATCGCCCACCTGGCGCGAGAGCGGCGCTGGCACCCCTCCCAGGAGCTGCGCCAGCACGAGGGGGGCGTCGAGCTGCACCTCGACGTGGTGGACACCCCCGAGCTGCGGGCCTGGCTGCGCGGCTTCGGCCCCGCCCTCACCGTGGTGAAGCCCGCCGCCCTGGTGAAGGCCTTCGCCGAGGAGGCCCGCGAGCTGCTGCGCCGCTACGCGCCCCCGCCCCGGGAGCGGCGCGTCCGGGGGAGGCGGGAGATGGCCGCCCGCAGCCGCACCCGAAAGAGCAAGGAGGTTCGCGAGGACTGA
- a CDS encoding class I SAM-dependent methyltransferase — protein sequence MVDERTQAFYAANAKSVAEQHHSIESPSEAFFAEAFPPFARVFDLGTGSGRDLALLLEGGWDAFGLEPSEELRRCALERHPRLEGRLFAGSLPEDLPDELLEEPFEGLLCSAVLQHLPLEDLPAAAKTLARLLAPEGRLLISLPVDRPVDDQRRDRFDRLFSGLRADALAALLAPRGLRELRREHSRDALGRDHTTWVTLLFER from the coding sequence ATGGTCGATGAGCGCACCCAGGCCTTCTACGCCGCCAACGCGAAGAGCGTCGCCGAGCAGCACCACTCCATCGAGAGCCCCTCGGAGGCCTTCTTCGCCGAGGCCTTCCCCCCCTTCGCGCGGGTCTTCGATCTGGGCACCGGCTCGGGCCGCGACCTCGCCCTGCTCCTCGAGGGAGGCTGGGACGCCTTCGGCCTCGAGCCCTCGGAGGAGCTGCGCCGCTGCGCCCTCGAGCGACACCCCCGGCTGGAGGGGCGCCTCTTCGCCGGCAGCCTCCCGGAGGACCTCCCGGACGAGCTGCTGGAGGAGCCCTTCGAGGGCCTGCTCTGCTCGGCGGTGCTGCAGCACCTGCCCCTGGAGGATCTGCCGGCCGCGGCGAAGACCCTCGCCCGCCTGCTGGCCCCCGAGGGGCGGCTGCTGATCTCCCTGCCCGTCGATCGCCCGGTCGACGATCAGCGCCGCGATCGCTTCGATCGTCTCTTCTCGGGCCTGCGCGCCGACGCGCTGGCCGCGCTGCTCGCGCCGAGGGGCCTGCGCGAGCTGCGCCGGGAGCACTCCCGGGACGCGCTGGGCCGGGACCACACCACCTGGGTCACGCTGCTCTTCGAGCGCTGA
- a CDS encoding metal-dependent phosphohydrolase, protein MSIDREAAWARLCEWTEGAPLRGHARAVELSMRAAALRFGEGEQDVERWGIAGLLHDADYERWPEEHPQRIVAWLREQGEEAIAHAVSAHYTRWGVPHESPLDRALLACDELTGFVVASCLVRPEGVTTLTPKSVKKKLKDRRFAAGVDRDEVNAGAALLGVELGELIQLIIDALKPHAEELGIGPRT, encoded by the coding sequence ATGAGCATCGATCGAGAGGCAGCCTGGGCCAGGCTCTGCGAGTGGACGGAAGGGGCGCCCCTGCGCGGGCACGCCCGGGCGGTCGAGCTCTCGATGCGCGCCGCGGCGCTGCGCTTCGGCGAGGGGGAGCAGGACGTCGAGCGCTGGGGCATCGCCGGCCTCCTCCACGACGCCGACTACGAGAGGTGGCCCGAGGAGCACCCGCAGCGGATCGTCGCCTGGCTGCGCGAGCAGGGCGAGGAGGCGATCGCCCACGCCGTCTCGGCCCACTACACGAGGTGGGGCGTCCCCCACGAGAGCCCGCTCGACCGCGCCCTCCTCGCCTGCGACGAGCTGACGGGCTTCGTGGTGGCCTCCTGCCTGGTGCGCCCCGAGGGGGTGACCACCCTGACGCCCAAGAGCGTGAAGAAGAAGCTCAAGGACCGGCGCTTCGCCGCCGGCGTGGATCGGGACGAGGTGAACGCCGGCGCCGCGCTGCTCGGGGTCGAGCTCGGTGAGCTGATCCAGCTGATCATCGATGCCCTGAAGCCCCACGCCGAGGAGCTGGGGATCGGGCCGCGGACCTAG
- a CDS encoding MarC family protein, which produces MLKVFTEVLVPLFVAMGPLTVLPIFLSLTEGASRKEKRQFARRGVLAGAVVATVVVLAGQELFRFLGITVDDLRVAGGAILFLIASHDLVFSRDRRKRGELEALDVEAGVVPLGTPLIVGPATMTAAVVLADTHGRIPVFVGLALNLALIFVILHYSDQLERFLKPSATRAFGKVMSLFLAAIAVAMLRTGILSFWTMMQ; this is translated from the coding sequence GTGCTGAAGGTCTTCACCGAGGTCCTCGTCCCCCTCTTCGTGGCCATGGGGCCGCTGACCGTGCTGCCGATCTTCCTCTCCCTCACCGAGGGAGCGAGCCGGAAGGAGAAGCGGCAGTTCGCCCGGCGGGGGGTCCTCGCCGGCGCCGTCGTGGCGACGGTGGTGGTCCTCGCCGGGCAGGAGCTCTTTCGCTTCCTCGGCATCACCGTCGATGACCTGCGCGTGGCCGGCGGGGCGATCCTCTTCCTGATCGCCTCCCACGACCTCGTCTTCTCCCGCGACCGCCGCAAGCGGGGTGAGCTCGAGGCCCTCGACGTCGAGGCCGGGGTCGTCCCCCTGGGGACCCCCCTCATCGTCGGCCCCGCCACCATGACCGCTGCCGTCGTGCTGGCCGACACCCACGGCCGGATCCCCGTCTTCGTCGGCCTGGCGCTCAACCTCGCGCTGATCTTCGTCATCCTCCACTACTCGGATCAGCTCGAGCGCTTCCTCAAGCCCAGCGCGACCCGCGCCTTCGGCAAGGTGATGAGCCTCTTCCTCGCCGCCATCGCCGTCGCCATGCTGCGCACCGGCATCCTCTCCTTCTGGACGATGATGCAGTGA